Part of the Odontesthes bonariensis isolate fOdoBon6 chromosome 15, fOdoBon6.hap1, whole genome shotgun sequence genome, CACTCTATGAAAAGGTTAGTAGCTACCAGGATGGAGAAGCTTGCAGGAACATTTTAGTATCGTTAAATACCTCAATAAACATTTCCTCCTTTAAGAAAAACATGTAACATGTTGGGAAACAGTGCACATCTCTCGTTTGTTTTATATCAGTGATGGTGGAGAAAAAAGGCTGAATTATACATGACTTGGTCTTTAAATTAGCAGGAGATGAAGGGCACTTTGCAATTAAAGCTGCCTTGCTAGGAAAGTTTGGAAGTTAGTAAAAGTGAATGAAGATGGCTTGAAAGTAGGCAAGAGATCTGTAGGGTGAACTGAGTATCATGAGAGAAGGCAGTCTCACTTCAGCTGAATACAAGTCTCATTCAGTGTGCATTTCATATCATCCTCTATTAAGAACTGGAACGTGAGATCATTTGTGAATCATTTGATCCAATTAGGATGAAGATTTATTTCATTAGAAAAGGTTTTGATAGTCTGATCAAAGTCCTCATCAAAACCAACCACACTGCAATTACCTATGCTCTTTGAATAGGCTTTCAGTTTGATCCTGCGTTGTTATTCAGACCTACTGCCTTTTCATTTTCTCTTAATTGCATTATTATCTAAAGAGCATGCACAGACTAATTCAAATGAAGACAGAAATGTGCTTATGCAGCATGCAACAACATTCCAGTGATAAGAGAGAACTCACTTCATGCCTAGAAAAGGTTATTATCATTTTATTTGAAACTAATGGTAAGAAAATCTAATGGTATTGGCCATGAAGAATATCAGGGCACTGGTTGTGAAGACCACATCATTCAGTCAGCTCTTAAAAGTAAGATTCATGTTGAATTAAAATGCATTCCCCACAGGTTTTGTCAGTGTTGACAGGAAAGCATCGTGCTGTTTTTGCAGATTTGTGGGCAGTACAGTCATGCAATTCTCCAGTTCTACCACATCCCAAAGGCGCTCAGGGGCCTGAGGAGGCCATTTGAGAATGAGATCCCATGACTTATGACACTGTGCATCATCCTGGTGAAAGTAGCCATTATGAGATAGATAGACTGGTCATAAAAGAGATGGATGTGGTCAGCAACAATATTCAGTAAAGTTGTGGCCTTTAAATGATGCTTGGTTGTTGTCAAGGAGGTACAGAGTGTGCTATAAAACATATTTCTCAGCCTTATAACAACCCCACCAGCCTGAATTGTTGATATAAGGCCGAATGGATCATTCTTTCATGTTCTTTATGCCAAAGTCTTTCCAACCATCCGGATGCTGCAGCAGAATTTTTAGACTAATCAATGTTTTCTCcaacatattttctgttattgtcATATGTTGGTGAGCCTTTGCCCTGTGAAGTCCCAGTTTTTTGTTCTTAGCTGTCATGAATGGCACCAGGCGTGGCCGTCTGTTATTGTGACCTGTCTGCCTTTTTGTGCAATGCGTTATGCTTTTAGTAATGTTCTTCATGTCTTGGTTATAATGAGTTATCATTTGataccctgtttttttttcatttgatcaAACCTGACCTTTCTCAGACCTTCTCAAACTAAAGAGCCCAGAATTActgatttgtgtttgtgtgtgtgtgtgtgtgtgtgtgtgtgtgtgactaacACATCGATTACAGTCTGGAGTGTGAATTCATTCTTGGTTAAATGTGTAAAGGTAAAGATATATAAAAGGAAGTGACATCTCATTCAAGCAATACTTGGAAAAAAAGGCTTTATTCCTCTCACTTTATCCAGTCATTATATCTCCTCTGAGCTATATTAAATCCAAACTTAATATTTTCTTCCTTCTGTAGGGAACTCAAGGGACCATAGAGATTAGATCCGCTTTGTTGATAAAATACAAACCTCCTGACCTTTACATGTCAGAGTAGCAGCATAGTTAAATCAAACCTTGTCATATCAAACCAACGTCATGCATCATCTGTAGTGCTACATTTAGTTTCTTCTTCCAGTTTAAACAAACTTAGAGACTAACCTTTGACTATCTCCTGCCTGAGGATCTCAAAGGCCACTTTGATGATTACATGGCTGGACATTGTGACAGAAGCCAGGGAACAAAGCTTGATACCGCAAGCCCACAAGCCCTCCCATTCGTTCATATTACATATTGCTCACTCTTCCTCAcagatatactgtatatacaaaCACCACAGGGGAGTTGTCACCCACCCACAATGAAATCTTCTGCCAAGCTCCTCCAGTGTTTGAGTTATTACTCGTTTCCATTATATCTTTCACACAAGCCCAATAAAGCATGAATCAGGTTATGAGACAGGAACCAAGAACAGAGCATCTCAAACTGTATTAAGATGTCTGCTACTGTGAGCAAAGCATGCACGtatatacacacaaaaaatgaagttcactgtcaagaaaggaaaaaacaaataaaataggaAACACAACAGTTGCTTCTCAGAAGAACAGATGGGAATGTATGATGGAAGAAAGGTTGGAAGAACAGGAAGGAGAGGAGGGAAATCCAAGCAAAGGGGAAAATTTATCCTCATTTGCAGGAACAAGAAGTAAAACGTCAGCTGGCCATGCAGAATTGTCGCTCCAGCTTTCAATGTACATCAGTGTAGCCACAAAAACCATAAGTTATatctttgaaatgcaaatatacTGTCATTTGTGTGATTTGTGACATCAGCAAAAGCAGGGGAACTCAAGTGTCATCAACACAATGTAGAGAAATATAACTCCATTTTTTCTACACACACTCCCCTGCACCAAAGCTTGGAAGCTCTTGACACATTCCGAAAGTTTGTTTCTGGTTAATGTGAGATGTTCCCAGCCAGTAAACTTTCACACATATATATTTGTGCAGTCACACGCTTACGCACATTCCCTAAAAGTGTCTAAAAATCTGCGTTTGTGCAGAAATCGCACTTAAACTCTGAATGAACTGCCATCTGTCTCCCTGAGAGAACAtatgaagacaaaaaaataaactcaCACTCTACTCAGGGTGGCAGCATTTTCACAGTCTGAACATGTTCAGTCCTTCAGAGTTCTCTAACATAATTTATAGGTGTGTTTACTACAGGCAGACTATTTCAACATAGTAACAATTTGAAGGAAATGCTTTAAAATGGGATGAATAACCTCTGCTGCAAAGCTAGAGTGAAACTGTAATCTAAACCGACAATTGATGTTGAAATGTAACCATGTACATATATTCCAAGTATTATTACAAATTTTGGGTTTACGTGAAACTTTTCTTAATGAGTTATTGTCCAATACACATCAGAAACAATTCTTGAACCTCTAAGATTATTGTAAAAAATAACGTGAGGATGTATTCTGAATTAAATGATGCAGCAAATTGGAAACTATTCttgatgtttttcattttccacTATTTCAAGAATttctacaaataaaataatcaatcaGTTCTTAGAGAAAAGATGGGAGATTAATAAATTTTGAAAATGATCACTTGTTGCAACTGGACACAAATCAGTTCAAAATTCTGCCTTTGCTTGaatgtaaataaagaaaaaatatgaaaaatgatttgggaattcttttttttttttgtcattgggCTCATACTTTGAACAGCAACGGAACCGAAATCATTATAACAATTCTGTTGAGCAGTTTTCACCATACTTATACTTATGAACTTGCGATTTAGAATCAAAGTGGAAAATATATCTGGCCAGAAGGTTTTCAAAATcccaaaaatgattaaaaaataagaaatagaataaaataatgtaTTCATGAAGAAATTAAAGCAGAAATTGGCCAAATTGATCCAATAAAACATGGTAACTAATATAGGCTAAACTAAAAATACCCAAGGTATAAAAGTTTAAGTTTGATGTGTCCATAAGATCAGGGCCAGAAAATAGGGAAATAGTTGATTAGTcacacttttttaaaaacttaaacAACAGACAAATTGATGAACTGTTTATGTTAAAAATACTACATTTGCTGCTGAAAAGGAACGTATTCTTGATCTAATAAATACCACCAGCCAACTTTAGCAACCAACAATGagataattactttttttttgtatcacaCGCGGTTTCTAAATTATGCAACACGAACGTATGCATATGAGATACTAACGGTAAAATAGTAAGATATCAACCCGTTGTCAGTTATGGCCTTTACGTTTCCATTAGTCCGTGTAAAAATATGGATTAGTGGCAAAACATCAAGTAGTTCTCTTTGATATTGAGAACTACttggcaggatgtaaggaagtcTGCCGTGCCTCGCCTCAAAAGCTGAGCGCGTGGCTCCATCGCGTGTTCGGGTCCCTCAGATGCATCTCCAAACAGTGTGTACTGGTTGCGTGGTAACGCTGAAAACGTTTGGTTTGCCATTCCCTGAattgagttttctttcttttttttttttttttttgtacacggGTCATGGCAGAAAAGATCGAACTCGATTACGTTCGTCAGGACAGATTTCACACCGAAATAATCAGAAAAGAGCAGAAACTCCAGAAGCTGCACACGGAGTTCAGCATCAATCCATACAGGACATGTATGTTAGTAAGCTAATCTGTATGTTGTGTCTGAAATCTGTGGAAGAGGCCGTGTGCAGCGGTGCAAAAGAACTGAAACTTTAACTGCTGCACTGAATGATTAAGGTATCAAATTGAAAAATTCTGATCTCACAAGGCGTTTCTCTTTCAGTGCATATCATGCCAGACAAGCCCATGTGTAGGAAACCTCCGGAAGTAATAGCAGACAACTGTAAGTTTTCCTTGAAATCAAATAGAAGGATGCTTAGCTGCTTAAAGTTGACGTATGCAAGCCTCATTGTAACGGATCATGTTTCCTTTGAAGCGGGCTACATTGAAGCTTTACACAGGGCCAAGTTGGAGCCCATCAAGAAATATCCAGTGCCACTCACTGAGAGTCAGGAGATCGGATGGTTACCAACTCCACTGGTGAGAAATACCTTGATTCTCAATTTTTAGAAAACACCAAACCAAACTACAAGACATAAGGATGTGGGCAGTGTTGTTCAGATTGATATTTTTCTGGTAAAATCACAGCACCTGAACCTGACCAAACCACATTATTACTGTTACTGTCAGAGAGTGAGAAAGACTGTGTCATGATTGCTGGTTACATTTTAAAGTTAACCCCAGATGGGCGATTGTTTTGTTTGGCAGGATATTGAAGCAGTGCATGGTTTTGTGCATAGTAATACATATTTGGTAACATGAAAATGTCAAGAGTTAAGTGGTTTGCCTTCGGTTTGCCAATCATAACTGTTTGTCTAAAGTACAAACAGTGAAACTGTAGAAACTTTTAATGTCCGTAGTAAAGTTGTCATAAATGACTAATAGTCATAATACGTATTTTTATGAAAATAGGTCAGTATATTTCAAGAGGCTTGCATATAAAAGCTGCCAGAATAGTAAAATTGTGGATTTCAAAATAGTATTTGTGCTGGAACTTTGAAATGTAATTTTCCTCACTTACTGTGTTGCTGTTCAGTTGGTTTGTGTGGCAACCAGAGACCTGCctcattaaaacatttaacaatCACACCCGGAGCAGCagacattttctgtttttagcaGAAGGCttgaaatggaaataaaacGTCTGACTGTTACTCAAGACTAACATTTTGCCCTCTTTTCCTCTTCTAGATTCAATCAATGAGTCTTGATAAGAGACTCAATTTCCAGCGAATCACCACAGATGTCACCAAACATGCAGAATATGCTCGACGAAGAATGAATTAAACCATGAAAGGCAGAGAgaattaaatgcatttttttttatcatacaaACATACAGGCGGCAGCACAGATGGAGCTCGTCTTCTCTATTTCAATCTTTGCAAAGTAAGAAAAACGCTTGCAGAGGAAACATTTGTACACGTCTATACAAAGAAAACTCGTCCTTTACATACTGATCATATTAATTAATAGGAAAGGGCAAAACTGACAGCAGCTCAATAGTATAAAATGTCATGTCACATGGGAGAAGATCAATGAATAAAtgagctaaaagaaaaaaagagataaaacaGTACCCCAAACTCAGACTACACAGTTTTCATTGGACAGCAGGGAGGCTGGTTTAGAGACTGAAATCAGAAGACGTGGCATCAACACCATCTTATGAACAGGTGGACACAGTGATGATCAGactcaaaataaaaaatgcatgtCTACGCAATCCGTGTAAAGACTTCTCTATCTGTGTGAAGGGGGTTTATGCACTCCCCTGTATCAATCCTCATATCATAAAAAAGTGTAGAGGAGACCACAATCCCCTAGAGTCTCGTGACGTGTAATGGTTACAGACTACGGAGCAACTGTGGCAAATCCTGCCCAGGAATAAAGTCCAAGTCCAGTCAGTTTTTACGAGCGACCCTTCGTCTTCTTGCGCACAGACTTGCCCGGACGTTTCTGAAAGTGAACACAGTGAACAAGTGAAAAAAGTGCTTTCCTACCAATGATGTACTTCCCTCGACAAATTTTGTGCAttaaataaatcagtcaatgTTTTTATATGCACATGACTCACATTTTGTTTTCCCCCTTTGCCTTTTTTCGCTCCCTTGCCTCCCCTGGCATGAGCCACTTTGGCACGGAAACTGGAAACGTCGTTGAAGCTCTCCTTGGTGTTCCACTTCTTTCCACTCTTTTTGCCTCCAAAGCCAAACCTCTGGTCCTTGGATTTCCTCTTAGCATTTGGGCTGtcaaaataacagtaaaaagtTGAGCTTTCGGTAAAAACTccaaaaacatcaaaaggaAAAATACCAAGCATGAGATTAATGACCAGGTGAAATAAAACAACTCCCACCCCTTCTTGTTCAATGCTTTCTTTGACCCCCCTGAAGAATCTTTTCCCGCCTTCTTGTCTCCTTCCAAGAAATCCAGTTTGTCAGTCATTCCTAGAATTGAAGATAATCAGAAAtgttaaatctttaaaaaaacaatgaagTTTGGCACTTGATAAGTAATGACACTCTTGTGCGTGGTGAGGAGACAGAAACAATCATAAGAAACTGTTGTAAACTCCCACCTTTCTGGTATTTCTTTACAGCAGACATCATAGctttcttctccttctgtcTCTTCTGAATCACCTCTACTTGGACCTGGCACACATTCAAATTCATGTTAATTTCTTATTTCCAGGATGATTGAAATCTTGATCTTTTGATCTATGGATCAGTGAGGTGTAAGAAGAATTTAAAGAAGAACCTACCTTTTTGCCAAACTTCCTTTGCTCGCGTAGTTTCTTGGCCTTTTCTGACTTCTCCAGAATCATCTGCTTTGAGATAAGCTTTTTTCTGatctaaaaagagaaaaaaaacaaacaaacatgtttgttcCGATATTTGAATCCAAGCTTGATGGATGAAACAGTAACTGCATTTAGTACCCGACCTAATTTGTGCTACAAAATGTACATGGGTAGTTAAGAAAACATCTGCTCAAAGTCTTGCTTGGGCCAATGTTTACGACACGAGcaagagaggaaaagaaaaaaagctggagttgtACTCTGCCGGGAAAGAATTATGTGACTGATTCATGCCGACAGCCTTTAAGAGACCTGTCACTTGAAATGAAGAAACAGCTCACCTTCTGCATCTGTTGATCTGACTTTGCCATCTCCGCAAAGTAATCATCAGGCCTCTTGGTGGCGATATCATTCTTACTTAGGAGCGGCAGAGCCTCCAGGACTGTGGCTTGAGCTTGGCGATAGCTGTTGGATAACACAGAAGGAAAgagatttatatattttaaactCTGTGACAGCGATGGCTGGATTTTTAGCACACAAGAAAATTTGTTTGCCAAAAAGCTGTCCGAGTCTGAGTGTAAGAGCAATTAACAGTCTACTCTAGAGACAAACTggataagaagaaagaaaaaaaaacagtaatgccAAATGCTTACATTTACAgacaacaaggccatttaaCCCCCAAGGAAGATTGCTGAATTAGAAAAGCCACGAATTATAGAGCCCCTTCCTGTTAAAAAGGTGGCCCCCTGGGTAACAATTTCATTTCACCAAAGAAATTCAAGCCGGCACAGGTGATTACTCCAAATCAGACATACGGTGTTACGGTAGGCCAAGGTTCTAGTtgaaattttattttgtttatttttctcgcgttcattacattacggtcattttgcatttatccaaagcgactagGGTTGCAAAGGGCGGAAAATTTCCAGTAAATTTCCATGGGAAGTTAAGCTTGGGAATTTTGGATATATTCCGTAttgaatatattgaaaaaaataagtttgcagatgacacaacagtcatcggcctcatccgggacggtgacgagtctgcatacagacgggaggttgaacggctggtctgctggtgtggtcagaacaatctggagctgaacacgctaaaaacagtggagatgacagtggactttaggagaagcccccccactctgccacccatcaccaacaacgcagtgtctgctgtgaaatccttcaggtttctgggctccacaatctctcaggacctgaagtgggagaccaacacagtcactaccatcaaaaaggcccagaagaggttgtacttcctgcggcagctcaggaagctcaacctacctaaggagctgctgatccagttttacaccgccattgttcagtctgttctctgttcatccatcaccgtttggttcggatcaaccaccaaacaggaaaagaacagactgcaacggacaataaggtctgcagagaagattattggtgtcagcctgccctccatccaggatctgtacttGTCCAaagtcaggaaacgggcaggtaacatctctgcagacccatcacaccctggacacaaactgtttaaactcctcccttctgcaaggcgctacagaactctgtacgccaaaacaacaagacacaggaacagtttcttccctcaggctgtctctgtgttaaacagctaaaaccggacttcagtgtatcatccttgcaccatgcaccaatttgcacttctgatttaatcttgttctatgtctatttttttttaaattgttgcactaaagagagtgatgtgtaaccggagtcaaattcctcgtgtgtgtccacatacctggcaataaaaagcgattctgattctgatattggaaactttccatgggaattaTGGGAACTAATGGGAATTTAGGAGAACTAACTGGGAACATATTATATCcaagcataaatataaacagaagtcatAAGAAAACATCCATACATCCAAATCTTCCTTCAAGCAATCctctgcatttttgctcattcaATAGACTCTTCCTGAGCCTCATCAACATCCAACAACATGTCCCCTTCCTCAACATCCAAATCTGAGTCTTCCTCTTCAGTGTCACTTTCCAGCCTTGTTGAGGATGGCTCTGTGTCAGGCTCAAAGACCCTTAGTTTTGCGCAAATGCCAACCAGCTTTTCCACTCTCACATTTGTGTGAGAGTGGAAATGTCCACTTACTTCACTTTGTTAAGTCCACAGGCTCAAATGTGTGCCTTCAATAGTCTTTGTGCTTCAGGCTCAAAAGTGTGGTCCAGTCTTCTAGAAATCTTCTGGACATGTGATGGAGGCATGCACAGTGCCAGTAGGGGGCGTGGTCTCAATAGCCATGCAGTAAGCAGTGTGCTCTGTGCATGTGATTGAGGAATGGCATGGATATTCAAGTGCATTTGAATGGCATCTGTTTGTTTTAGTCAAGATTATGCTAAAATATACTTTCCTCAACTATTATTTAAGTTCCCTAGAAGAGCCAACCTTCAATTTTGAAAATTCCCAGTTTATTCCCATAAATCCTGTTAATTCCCTTaaattcccatggaaagtttccgTCTTTGAAAATTCCAGGAATTTTGCAACCCTAGAAACgccttacaataagtgtgttcaccATCAGTAGGctaaagaacttcaggtcacaagaaatcataagtgcatttccttccaaaaccaaacagctaagagcataactagtgccagagtaagtgcaataagttaggtacctagaaaaatgggaaaaagacaatttagaaaacaaataagcgCATTCAGTTTCTGAGGCGGAAATAAAGACAAGGTTGATACAAAGTTACAGCGCCTGTGTCCCTGTTCCTCCTCACTGCTGCAGAGTTGGTCCAGAGAAGAAAAGCTTATCAGCTGCAAGCCAGGCTACAGTAAAGACATCCTAAGACGACTGGGAGCCTCagttttcagaaaaataacagtACTTAACACCTGACCATCAGGACTGGAACACTACAGTAATTTGCTGAAAAATGTTGAGGTTTTTCCATTAAGTAGTGCAAACCATCATCTACTTGATGTTATCAGGGTGCTGCTTGAGTTCCCTGTGTCTTGGATTTGATAACAAATTATCAATTTGAAATGCTGTTAGCAAACATTGCTGTGGTACATCAACACTATTATCGAGGTTGGAGTCAGGATCACGTATTTAATCTTACATCGCACAACATTAACAGACAAAATTAAAAGGGACATTACGCTACCATATgctgcagatcagtttctgaTAGGACAGAGATGaaagtgtgtttctttttcgTTTATGGCTATGATGTTGTCTATTTTCAACACAGCAATTTATAGTTACTTACAAAAACATCTCCCTTTGAAAATCATCCTGTGCGTTGAGTTCTCCATTAGCCCCAGCTGAAACTTTTCCATCAACTTTAGAGAGCATGTCTTCAGCAGGCAGACTGGTCCGGTCTAACCTCTCCGCCCAGGGAAGATCTTTACGAAATTCAGCAAGGCACTGTTTTAGCCCCTCCTGTATGTCAATATATGTGCAGAACATTAGATCAAAACAATTGCCAAGAAAAACTATGTTTGTACTATGTTAGAATTTTTTAGAATGGTACAGTTATCATGCAAATCGTAGATTCTAAAAAAATTCTAGGAATACTCATATGCGCCTTCGTGTAAATGCGTGTACTTTGAGGTACCGGTACTCACCACATTGTTGGCGAACTTCTTGCTTTTATCCACCAGAACATTCAACCCAGGTTTCAAAAACCCTTTTGCGAAGGCTTCTTGGAGCTAGGCAATAGacatgtatacattttatttgaagTAAGTAATAATATAAACAATACGAACCTATCGGTTATGTTCGTGCCCTCTGTAAACAAGTGCCTTTCATTTGTACTCGACTTTTAGTGTATTATCTTTCCAACAAGGTTATAATACATTTTTACAGACCCTGTTTTACGGGCTCTTTTTTTGGCAGGAGCTAAAAACGTGAGTTAGCGACCGTTAGCCGAGGCTAGCCCAAAACTCACTTCTCCATCCGATAATTCACCGCTTTCCTCGTCTGACTCCTGATTAAGCAGCGACTCATCTTCGGATGACTCCATAGTCCTGCTATCGATAACCATAAGATGAGAATATGTTGTTAGCGGTCTAAAAAGCTGAAGATAGCTGTGAAGGATGTACTGCAACTGCTCACATGTATGAAGGGGTTCACGTGGGGAGGAAGTGACGTCACTGATCGTTCTGTTAAAGCAGTCCGCCGGCGGAAAGATTACGCGAGACCAAAAGTTCCTACATCGGAAAAAGAACATAACATCGTT contains:
- the ebna1bp2 gene encoding putative rRNA-processing protein EBP2; protein product: MVIDSRTMESSEDESLLNQESDEESGELSDGELQEAFAKGFLKPGLNVLVDKSKKFANNVEGLKQCLAEFRKDLPWAERLDRTSLPAEDMLSKVDGKVSAGANGELNAQDDFQREMFFYRQAQATVLEALPLLSKNDIATKRPDDYFAEMAKSDQQMQKIRKKLISKQMILEKSEKAKKLREQRKFGKKVQVEVIQKRQKEKKAMMSAVKKYQKGMTDKLDFLEGDKKAGKDSSGGSKKALNKKGPNAKRKSKDQRFGFGGKKSGKKWNTKESFNDVSSFRAKVAHARGGKGAKKGKGGKQNKRPGKSVRKKTKGRS
- the cfap144 gene encoding cilia- and flagella-associated protein 144 yields the protein MAEKIELDYVRQDRFHTEIIRKEQKLQKLHTEFSINPYRTLHIMPDKPMCRKPPEVIADNSGYIEALHRAKLEPIKKYPVPLTESQEIGWLPTPLIQSMSLDKRLNFQRITTDVTKHAEYARRRMN